The sequence CGGCGTCCACGACGCGGCTGCACAAGCGCAACTGCCGCCGCTTCGCGCAGCACCTCAAGCTCATCGGCGGCCTGCTGGAGCAGCTCCACGTGTCGGAGCTCAGGAAGTACCtggagatgcgggagccgttggagcAGCTCGAGGACGCGCTCCGCTGGGGCTACCTGCTCGTCAACTCCTGCCAGGACCGCTCCTACCTCTACCTCCTCGCCATGGGCTGGAACATCGTCTACCAGTTCCGCAAGGCGCAGAGCGAGATCGACAATTACCTCCGCCTCGTCCTGCTCATCACGCTCGTCGACAATGCCCGCATTCGGGTCGGTAATCGGCTTTCATCTCTCTCCCTTTTCTACCCAAGCTGTTTGTTTACATTCTTCTCACACATTCGGGTAGGCTCCTAGACTGGATGTGGGCCTTGTTGGCTTTTTCAACCAGAAACACTGGATTCTTATCTGATGGGGATATTCTGGTTTAGGCGCACCATTCTTTGGTTCTACTAGAGTATTGGACTACTGGTATCGATCGGGgtgcctagaatatctcctattctTCTTTTGAGGTTCTAATAATCACTAGGGGTGGTTTTTCTGCATGATCTGATTGGATTCTTGTTTTCTGTTAGTTGGCCATGAAGCTGGCACGACCAAGAATCTCTGATGTTTTTGGGTACTTCTTCATGCTGTCGTTTTCATTGTTCACGCACTTGCAAAGTGAACTTGTAGACAGTTTGTAGGTTAAGTTGAATTTTGTATAGTATAGTGTTGCCAATTGTTTTGCTCCAGTGAAATACcattttttattttcttaactaTACCATGTTTATCTTATTCTTCATCTTTTCTTTTCCTAGGATCGGCTTGAGTATATTGAGAGGGACCAATGTGAATATTCCTTTGACGAGGAAGACAAGAAAGTGCAAGATGCTCTGTTGAATCCTGACCCTTGCACGAATCCTACAATTGTGCTCAAGAAGACTCTGTCATGTTTGTATCCAAACTTGCCTTTCAATGAGGCCCTCCAAAAGGAAAGTGAGAAGCTTCAGGTTGAACTTGAAAGGTCATAGAGCAACATGGATTTGGGTTCTTGTGAGGTAATCCAACACCTGCTTGGAGTAACCAAAACTGTGGAATCTACAATTCTAGAGAAAGAAACAAATGTTAAAGCTCCAGAAAAGAAGGGTTCAAACTACAGTAAATCCAAAGGAGAGACTGCAAAATCGTTTGATGATGATGGCGACTATCCTAAGAAGCAAAACGATGAATATCCTAAGAAGCAAAAGGATACCTGCAGCACACAACGGTTAGTAAACTAGCTTTGTTAGTTCTAATGATCCTTTTCTTTATGATATGTTATTGTCGTGGAAGATGGTGCACATGACCATTTTCCCCTCGGGATTAACATCAATCTGATATATGAATATGAATTAGTGTGGGTTGCGAGTGTTTGAGATCTGACTCCTGTGCATCATCAGAACTATGACTGACCATTGCCTTGATGTAATTCTGGTACGCAATAATAAACATGAATCATgtgcatatctttttattaaaaAGGATGAAAGAGAAATTATATTATCGTTGACAAATGGAAGTAAAATGGGAAAGAACAGTTCACTCTGTGCACACCACGGAGCTGCTAATAAGTACTATAAAACATTCCCTTGTGTTATTATTTACTAATGTTATTTAACCAATGttccatgtcacacccggttttagaaggcaaaccgaatgcgaaccatgtatgtgccaggatcagcaattcacgtacacagcagttacataacattgacattatcacacagtgctcaaatagtattaaaaagggaaataatagacgattgcatcatgatgtctgagacatccacatagtctttacaataaatcaaagtgcggaaaagaaacgtagataaacgcggccttcacaggcagccgactgggggttgccgctaacccacgcctagaactcgtcgtagtcttggaactcctggaagtctccttccacagcttcatctttgcctgagcaatggttgcaatgctgacaacttggggatggggggtttggtgtgtagagcaagggtgagtacacatcaacatactcagcaagtatcccgtttggctgtagtggactagctttatgtgggggtaagtcaagcagttgcttttagttggtcagattattatttactaatagaaagccaggttttagcattaacctaagttattagcccgatgtaccctttccaaacggaaagaataccacttaccagcaccatagtcataaccagaaccatcaatctcattgccacctgtaaaccaaagtgtctctaatcaagtaccactaatcactggagctcccttggccactcataaccgtgagcacggctggtatatcagttttcaaacactctgcagaggttgtgcactttacccataagccgtgattccctttctgcccggagatcatgactctccattgatcactaccaaggtgacccagcagggcatcactacgtagcctttacaaagattctcggggttgtagccgcccgttaggttttctaaatgcaccgcactcctccccaagggggcgaacccaagcttggcagagcgatccgcatacaccgagccccattgacgacacaacggctaagcgaactacaccccaggtcctctaattattcagctaagggcatcccattccaccctcatggttgcactgttttcccgggcggtcatccatagaacaggtccttacggagaggcactcgagaaaccgctcgagcccccttaaaggccacaagtagaacatcataataagaagaggg is a genomic window of Zea mays cultivar B73 chromosome 5, Zm-B73-REFERENCE-NAM-5.0, whole genome shotgun sequence containing:
- the LOC103627897 gene encoding cell number regulator 13-like, with translation MASWDNLGELSNIAQLTGLDAVKLISLIVRAASTTRLHKRNCRRFAQHLKLIGGLLEQLHVSELRKYLEMREPLEQLEDALRWGYLLVNSCQDRSYLYLLAMGWNIVYQFRKAQSEIDNYLRLVLLITLVDNARIRDRLEYIERDQCEYSFDEEDKKVQDALLNPDPCTNPTIVLKKTLSCLYPNLPFNEALQKESEKLQVELERS